The following nucleotide sequence is from Mesobacillus jeotgali.
ATTAAGCACCTATATCAATGCTGAGGACTTGATCAATATCGGCGCATATAAAAAAGGCACATCTGCAGAAATAGACGAAGCAATTATGAGATACCCGCAAATTCTTAATTTCTTAAAACAAGGAACCAATGAAAAAGTTTCAATTAATGAGAGTGTCCAGGCTCTATTGCAGCTAGTAAGGAAAGGTTGATGGTTCAATGAAATATCAATTCAAGTTTGATAAGATCCTTTCACTCAAGACGAGAGAAGTAGACGAAGCTCAAGTCGTTTACCAGGAATCAGTCAAAAAATTCGAAGAGGCTGCTGACCGGCTCTATCATCTGCTGAAGAAAAAAGAGGACATTGAGTGTTTCCAATCAGACCGGCTGCTGGATGGTTTACCTGTCCAGGAAATACGACACCATCAACAATTTATCGGAAATCTGGAAAAATCGATTGCTCACTATCAAAAAGTCGTGATGAACGCTAGAAATATCATGAACTATCAACAAGTTAAGCTAATGGAAAAAAATCAAGAAGTAAAAAAGTACGAAAAAATCAAAGAGAAAGACCATCTTCAATTTCTTGCAGCTGAAAAATATGCAGAGAGCAGGATGATGGACGAAGTCTCGATTCAGCAATATATGAACCGGGAAATTAGGTGATCAAATGGCACAGAAAGTGGAGGAAAAGGATAGTCAGGAAGAAAATAAGTTCCATTGGTTTTTGATG
It contains:
- the fliJ gene encoding flagellar export protein FliJ, with translation MKYQFKFDKILSLKTREVDEAQVVYQESVKKFEEAADRLYHLLKKKEDIECFQSDRLLDGLPVQEIRHHQQFIGNLEKSIAHYQKVVMNARNIMNYQQVKLMEKNQEVKKYEKIKEKDHLQFLAAEKYAESRMMDEVSIQQYMNREIR